GGAGCGGGTACAGCTGCCGCAGGCCGCGCGCCGGCTGGACGCCTACCCGCACCAGCTCAGCGGCGGGCAGCGCCAGCGGGTGGTGATCGCCATCGCACTGGCCTGCCGGCCGGACCTGCTGATCGCCGACGAGCCGACCACCGCGCTGGACGTGACCATCCAGCGCGAGGTGCTGGCGCTGATCGCCGAGCTGGTGGCCGAGGACGGCATGGCGCTGCTGCTCATCAGCCATGACCTGGGCGTGATGGCGCAGCAGGTGCAGCGCATGCTGGTGATGTACGGCGGCCAGGGGGTGGAGAGCGGGCCGACGGCGGAGGTCTTCCGCCGCATGAGCCACCCCTACACCCGTGGGCTTTTTGCTGCCCGGCCGCGCCTGGGTCTGCCGCGCGGCACCCGGCTGGCGACGATCCCCGGGCGGGTGCCGGAGCTGGCCGACCTGGGCGACGGCTGTGCCTTTGCCGAACGCTGCCCCTGGGCCGCCGAGGTCTGCCGCGCCGCATCGCCACCGCTGCAGCCGGTGGGCCCGGGGCACGACGCGCGCTGCGCCCGGCTGGCCGAGGTGGGGGCGCCGCTCGATGCCGTGTCCGCCGCGGGGGTTACCGCCGCAGGGACCACCGCCGCAGGGCCCACCGCCACTGGAGTCGCGCATGGCTGAGCCCTGGCTGCTGGAGGTGCGCGACCTCGCCAAGCGCTACCGGCTGCCGCGCGAGCGCCTGTTCGGGCCGGCGCCGCACCTGCAGGCGCTGGACGGCGTGAGTTTCACGCTGGCGCGCGGGCGCAGCCTGGGCGTGGTGGGCGAGTCGGGCTGCGGCAAGTCGACCCTGGCGCGGCTGGTGATGGCGCTGGAGTCACCCAGCGCCGGCTCGGTGCAGCTGCTCGGCCAGGACCTGCACCGGCTCGGCGCGGCCGAGCTGCGCGCCGCGCGCGCGCAGTTCCAGATGGTGTTCCAGGACCCCTACGGCTCGCTCGATCCGCGGCTGACGGTGGAGCGCACCGTCGGCGAGCCGCTGGAGATGCAGCCGCAGCTGAGCCCGGCCGAGCGGCGCCGGCGCATCGGCGAATCGCTGGACGCTGTGGGCCTGCGCGCCGCCGATGGCAGCAAGTACCCGCACGAGTTCAGCGGCGGCCAGCGCCAGCGCATCGCCATTGCCCGAGCCCTGGTGACGCGCCCGGCGCTGATCGTGGCCGATGAGCCGGTCAGCGCGCTGGACGTGTCGGTGCAGGCCCAGGTGCTCAACCTGATGCAGGACCTGCAGGACCAGTTCGGCCTGAGCTACCTCTTCATCAGCCACGACCTGGCGGTGGTGGATCTGGTCTGCGACGAGGTGATCGTGCTGCAGGCCGGGCGCATCGTCGAGCGCGGCGACCCGGATACCTTGTTCCGTTCCCCGCAGCACCCCTACACGCAGCGGCTGATCGACGCGGTGCCGAAGGTGATGCCGGCCCCGGCCAGTCAACCATGAACGGCCCTCGCTCGTCATGGGTCGGCCTGCCGTTTTGCCGGATGGCCCGAGCCCGCGCGGTCAGGCACCATGCCCCTTCCCTCTGAGAGGAAAATTTCGATGAACCACGACGCTCTGAACACCCCCTCGATGCGGCCGGATCGCCGCGTTGCCGCCGTGTCCCTCGCGGTGCTGGCGCTGGCCGGCTCACTCGCCGCCACCGAGGCGCTGGCGCAATCCCGCCGTGACAGCGTCGTGATCGGCATGGTGCTGGAGCCGCCGGGCCTGGACCCGACGGTGGCGCCCTCGGCCGCCATCGGCGAGATCGCGCACTACAACATCTTCGAGGGCCTCACGAAGATCAACGTGGACGGCAGCGTCACCCCGCTGCTGGCCGAGAGCTGGACGATGGACCCGGACGGCAAGCTCTACACCTTCAAGCTCAAGAAGGGCGTGAAGTTCCAGGACGGCGAGGCCTTTGACAGTGCCGACGTGAAGTTCAGCTTCGAGCGCGCCAAGGCCGAGGGCAGCACCAACAAGGCCAAGAAGGCGGTGTTCGACAACATCTCGTCCGTCGCCACGCCGGATGCGCACACCGTCATCGTCACGCTCAACAACGCGGACGGCAACTTCCTGTTCCGCATGGGCGAGAACACTGCGGTGATCCTGGACGCCAAGAGCGCCGCCACCGCCGCCACCAAGCCGGTCGGTACCGGCCCCTACAAGTTGGAGAACTGGGCCAAGGGCAGCGCCGTCACGCTGGTGAAGTGGGACGGTTTCCGCAACGCCGGCGCCGTCAAACTCAAGAAGGCCACCTTCCGCTTCATCCCCGACGCGGCGGCGCAGTCCGCCGCACTGCTGGCCGGCGACATCGATGCCTTCCCGCGTGGCATCGCCAACCAGTCCCTGCCGCAGTTCAAGCAGGACGCGCGCTTCGTGGTCGAACTGGGCAACCAGGCCGGCAAGGGCATCATGACCATCAACAACAAACGCAAGCCGTTTGATGATGTGCGCGTGCGCCGCGCCCTGGCCCACGCGGTGGACCGCAAAGCCTTCATCGACGGCGTGCTCGACGGCCTGGGCAAGCCCATCGGCAGCCACTTCGCGCCCAGCGACGCCGGCTACGTCGACTTGACCGGGATGTACCCCTACGACCCGGAGAAAGCCAAGGCGCTGCTGAAGGAGGCCGGCGTGGCCACGCCGCTGAACGTGACGCTCACGCTGCCGCCCCCGCCCTACGCCCGCAAGGGTGGCGAGGTGCTGGCCGCGCAGCTGGCCAAGGTGGGCGTCATCGCCAAGATCGAGAACGTCGAGTGGGCGCAGTGGCTGTCGGGCACCTTCAAGGGCAACTTCGACCTGACGGTGATCAACCACGTCGAGCCGCTGGACTATGTGCAGTACGCCAACACGGCCTACTACTGGGGCTACGACAACAAGGCCTTCCGCGACCTGGTGAGCAAGCACGCCGCGACCACCAACGCCAAGGAGCGGACCAAGCTCTTTGGCGACATCCAGCGCCAGCTGGCCACGGATTCGGTGAACGTCTATATCTTCAACCCCACCCAGGCGGCGGTGTACAAGAAGGGACTCAAGGGCATCTGGGCCAGCTCGCCGATCTTCGCCAACGACCTGGCCGCGACGGCCTGGCAGTGACGGGTCTGCTTCGATGAGCGCCCTGCACGACCTGAGCGCGACCGAACTGGTGGCCGCCTATGCCCGGCGCGAGCTGTCGCCGGTGGAGGTGGCGCAAGCTGTGCTGGCGCACATCGACCACTGGGAGCCTCACCTGGGCGCCACCTGGGCGATGGACCCGGACGGGGCGCTGGCGATGGCGCGGGCGTCCGAAGCCCGCTGGCGGCGCGGCGAGCCCGCCGGGTCGGTGGACGGCGTGCCGACGATGCTCAAGGAGAACATCGCCACCCAGGGCGTGCCGGTGCCGCTGGGCACCGCCGCCATCGAGCTGGTCCCGGCCGCGGCGGACGCCCCGCCCGCCGCCCGGCTGCGCGAGGCCGGCGCCGTCTTCCTCGGCAAGACCACGATGCCGGACTACGGCATGCTGTCCTCGGGCCTGTCGAGCTTCCACCGACTCGCGCGCAACCCCTGGGACCTGCGCCTCAACCCGGGCGGCTCCAGCTCCGGCGCTGGTGCCGGGGCTGCGGCCGGCTATGGTCCCCTGCACCTGGGCACCGACATCGGCGGCTCGGTGCGGCTGCCGGCCAGCTGGTGCGGCATCTTCACCCTCAAGCCCAGCCTGGGCCGCATCCCCATCTACCCGCCCTACGCCGGGCGCGTGGCCGGGCCGATGACGCGCAGCGTGGAAGACGCCGCGCTGATGATGGGTGTGCTCAGCCAGCCTGACGACCGCGACGCCACCCGCCTGCCCCACGACCCGACGATCGCCTGGACCGACCTGGACAGGTTGGACCTGAAGGGCCTGCGCCTGGGCCTGCAACTCGATGCCGGCTGGGGCATGCGCGTCGACCCCGAGGTGCGCGACGCGGTGGTCGCCGCGGCCCGACGCTTCGAGGCCGAGGGCGCGATCGTCGAGCCGCTGGCGCCCTTCATGACCCGCGAGATGGCCGACGGCATGGACCGCTTCTGGCGCATGCGCTCCTGGCTGGACATCTCGGCCCTGCCGATGGCGCGCCAGCAGAAGGTGCTGCCCTATATCCGCCAGTGGGTGGCCAGCGGCGCGCGCCTGAGCGCCGCCGAGGTCTTCCACGGCCACAGCCAGATGGCGGCAATGCGCGACGCCGCCGTGGCCAGTACCCAACGCTTCGACTTCGTGCTCAGCCCGACGGCGCCCAACGTGGCCTTCCCGGCCGAATGGGCCAGCCCGATCAACGACCCCGAGCGCCCCTTCGAGCACATCGCCTTCACGCTGCCCTACAACATGAGCGAACAGCCGGCCGCCTCGATCAACGGCGGCTTCACGGCCGCGGGGCTGCCCATTGGCCTTCAGATCGCAGGCCATCGGCACGACGACCTGGGCGTGCTGCGACTGGCCCGTGCCTGGGAGCAGCTGCGCGGGCCACAGCGGGCGTGGCCGCAGCCGCCCGGCTGACCGCCCGCAGGGGGACCGGAACCGAAAAGGCCACCCGCTGCGGGTGGCCTTCATTCCTCTCGCGATGCCTCTGATCAGCGCTTCAGCGAATCGCGGATCTCGCGCAGCAGCACCACATCTTCCGGCGTGGGCGCCGGTGCGGCCGGAGCGGGCGCCGGCTCCTCGCGCTTGAGCCGGTTCATCACCTTCACCATCTGGAAGATGATGAAGGCCAGGATGACGAAATTCAATGCGATGGTGATGAAGTTGCCGTAGGCCAGGACCGCGCCGGCCTTCTTGGCCTCGGCCAGCGTGGTGGCCGTCTGCCCCGCCAATGGAATGAAGTGGTTGCTGAAGTCCAGCCCACCGAAGATCTTGCCGACGATCGGCATCACGATGTCACCAACCAGTGAATCGACGATCTTGCCGAACGCCCCGCCGATGATCACGCCGACGGCGAGATCCATGACGTTGCCCTTCAGTGCGAACTCCTTGAACTCGGTCATCATGCCCATGGTGTGGTCTCTCCTTTGGTGGGTTAGCTAGTGTCGGCGAAGCCGTCCAAGCGTGAAGTATTCACACCTTTTGTTACGAGTCAAGCGGGCGCGCGAAAATGGGGCCTGTTGTATTCGCCCCGCGATCCGAGGCATGAAGCGGCTGCGACAGAGGGCGCCACACGCCGTGACCACGCGAAACAGTGCACACGCCGGGCTAGAATCAGGGGTTGCCCCCAAGTCGGATCCGGATTTTCTTTTCCCCGAGGAATCACATGAGTGACCAGCAAGTCGACCAGGCCAAGCGGACATGGCTGATCGCGTCAGGCTGCGCCGGCGCGATCGGCGGTGTCGCCGCGGCGGTCCCCTTTGTCAGCACCTTTGCGCCGTCTGAGCGCGCCAAGGCGGCCGGTGCCGCGGTGGAAGTCGACGTCTCGGCCCTGAAGCCAGGCGAGAAGATGACCGCCGAGTGGCGGGGCAAACCGGTGTGGGTCGTGCGCCGCACCCCGGAACAGCTCAAGGACCTGGAGAAGCTCAGCGCCGAGATGGCCGATCCGAACTCGGATCGCAACGCCTATCCGACCCCGGACTACGCCAAGAACCTGACCCGCTCGGTCAAGCCGGAGTACCTGG
The Sphaerotilus microaerophilus DNA segment above includes these coding regions:
- a CDS encoding ABC transporter ATP-binding protein, with product MSDATAATTAPLLDVRDLRVRLRTHRGTVEALRGVSFALARGETLGLIGESGCGKSLTALALMGLLPEGAQVSGSMRFEGRELVGLPEREWCALRGDRVAMVFQEPMTALNPLHPIGAQIAEPLRLHRALGRSEARAEALRLLERVQLPQAARRLDAYPHQLSGGQRQRVVIAIALACRPDLLIADEPTTALDVTIQREVLALIAELVAEDGMALLLISHDLGVMAQQVQRMLVMYGGQGVESGPTAEVFRRMSHPYTRGLFAARPRLGLPRGTRLATIPGRVPELADLGDGCAFAERCPWAAEVCRAASPPLQPVGPGHDARCARLAEVGAPLDAVSAAGVTAAGTTAAGPTATGVAHG
- a CDS encoding ATP-binding cassette domain-containing protein — protein: MAEPWLLEVRDLAKRYRLPRERLFGPAPHLQALDGVSFTLARGRSLGVVGESGCGKSTLARLVMALESPSAGSVQLLGQDLHRLGAAELRAARAQFQMVFQDPYGSLDPRLTVERTVGEPLEMQPQLSPAERRRRIGESLDAVGLRAADGSKYPHEFSGGQRQRIAIARALVTRPALIVADEPVSALDVSVQAQVLNLMQDLQDQFGLSYLFISHDLAVVDLVCDEVIVLQAGRIVERGDPDTLFRSPQHPYTQRLIDAVPKVMPAPASQP
- a CDS encoding ABC transporter substrate-binding protein; protein product: MRPDRRVAAVSLAVLALAGSLAATEALAQSRRDSVVIGMVLEPPGLDPTVAPSAAIGEIAHYNIFEGLTKINVDGSVTPLLAESWTMDPDGKLYTFKLKKGVKFQDGEAFDSADVKFSFERAKAEGSTNKAKKAVFDNISSVATPDAHTVIVTLNNADGNFLFRMGENTAVILDAKSAATAATKPVGTGPYKLENWAKGSAVTLVKWDGFRNAGAVKLKKATFRFIPDAAAQSAALLAGDIDAFPRGIANQSLPQFKQDARFVVELGNQAGKGIMTINNKRKPFDDVRVRRALAHAVDRKAFIDGVLDGLGKPIGSHFAPSDAGYVDLTGMYPYDPEKAKALLKEAGVATPLNVTLTLPPPPYARKGGEVLAAQLAKVGVIAKIENVEWAQWLSGTFKGNFDLTVINHVEPLDYVQYANTAYYWGYDNKAFRDLVSKHAATTNAKERTKLFGDIQRQLATDSVNVYIFNPTQAAVYKKGLKGIWASSPIFANDLAATAWQ
- a CDS encoding amidase, which encodes MSALHDLSATELVAAYARRELSPVEVAQAVLAHIDHWEPHLGATWAMDPDGALAMARASEARWRRGEPAGSVDGVPTMLKENIATQGVPVPLGTAAIELVPAAADAPPAARLREAGAVFLGKTTMPDYGMLSSGLSSFHRLARNPWDLRLNPGGSSSGAGAGAAAGYGPLHLGTDIGGSVRLPASWCGIFTLKPSLGRIPIYPPYAGRVAGPMTRSVEDAALMMGVLSQPDDRDATRLPHDPTIAWTDLDRLDLKGLRLGLQLDAGWGMRVDPEVRDAVVAAARRFEAEGAIVEPLAPFMTREMADGMDRFWRMRSWLDISALPMARQQKVLPYIRQWVASGARLSAAEVFHGHSQMAAMRDAAVASTQRFDFVLSPTAPNVAFPAEWASPINDPERPFEHIAFTLPYNMSEQPAASINGGFTAAGLPIGLQIAGHRHDDLGVLRLARAWEQLRGPQRAWPQPPG
- the mscL gene encoding large conductance mechanosensitive channel protein MscL, producing MGMMTEFKEFALKGNVMDLAVGVIIGGAFGKIVDSLVGDIVMPIVGKIFGGLDFSNHFIPLAGQTATTLAEAKKAGAVLAYGNFITIALNFVILAFIIFQMVKVMNRLKREEPAPAPAAPAPTPEDVVLLREIRDSLKR
- the petA gene encoding ubiquinol-cytochrome c reductase iron-sulfur subunit is translated as MSDQQVDQAKRTWLIASGCAGAIGGVAAAVPFVSTFAPSERAKAAGAAVEVDVSALKPGEKMTAEWRGKPVWVVRRTPEQLKDLEKLSAEMADPNSDRNAYPTPDYAKNLTRSVKPEYLVVIGICTHLGCSPSDKLQAGPQPSLPDDWKGGFLCPCHGSTFDLAGRVFKNKPAPDNLEVPPHMYLSDTKLVIGEDKKA